The genome window CTGGCGCGATCGCCGCACTGCAGTTGCTCGGGCAGAAGGGTGCCCGGCTCCGCCTGCTGATCGTGTCCGACTCCGAGTACCTGGTGAAGGGGATCCGCGAGTGGGCCCCGAAATGGAAGGCCCGAGGCTGGGTCCGCGCCGGCGGCGTGATCGAGAACCTCGAGCTCTGGAAGGCGCTCTGGCAGTCGCTCCCGATCCATGACGCGCAATTCACCTGGGTGCGCGGGCACGCGGGCCATCCCAAGAACGAATATGCCAACGACCTCGCGGTCCGTGCGGCTACCGAGCAGGTGACCTCGGAAGGCATCGTCGAGTCGGGATATGGCGCGTGGCTTGACGCGAAGCGCGCGGCCGGGAAGTTTGCGGGTTACGATCCGGATGCGGCCTTCACCGCGTTCGAGGCCCGGCTCGCGGCCGGCGAGCGGCTTCCACTGGCGGAGAGGAAGTGACCGAACTCGAACGACTCACGGCGACGGTGCTCACCCAGTGGCACGCCGATGGTGGCAGCGAAGGTGGTCCGATCGGCGTCGGCCAGCTGCTCGATCGCGTCCTCCCCTATCGTCAGGCGCGTCGGCTTCTCGGTATCGATATTTCCGAGGACTATGAAGCGCTGATGCTGCGGCTCCTCGCGGAAGAGGAGGGGCTGGTACACGTGGCGCCGCACGACGCCGCTGAAATGGCGCGGCGGACCATCGGATCGAAACTCCCCGACCTCGATATCCTGCAGAAGCTTCGCTCGGCCGAGCTGACCGTGACGCCAGCCACCGTCGCGCGACTGCAGGGCGTGCTCCAGATGCCGCCGAGCCGGGTAGTCGAGGAAGCACCCGCGCCCGAACTCGATGTCGAGGAATCGCCGCTCGCCGAGAGCAACATCGAGGTCGGTGATGACGGCCCGATTGACGACGCCGACATCATTCCGCTGCCCGTGAGTCGGGTCGTCGCCGACGCGATCCGGGTCGCGCTCGAGGCACCGCCTGCGGCGCCAGTGAGCGGCCCCCCGCCCGAGTTCCTCACGGCGGTCCAGTTCACCCCGCCGTCGGCGAGCTGCTGGAGCTGCACCGAGGCCCTCCCCGAAGGGCGCGTCGTGAAGTTCTGCCCCTTCTGTGGTGCCGACCAGCGCCACCCGGCCTGCCCCTCCTGCGGCGAAGAGATCGAGCGGCAGTGGAAGCATTGCCCGGAGTGCGGAACCCGGCTCGGCCTCTGAGCAGTGGCGGCGGCCCTGCGCCATATTCCAGCCATGACCGATATCGTCTTCCTCGCGGCCGTCCGGACCGGCTTCGGCACCTTTGGCGGCACCCTCAAGGATCTCTCCGCCACCGACCTGGGCGTGATCGCGGCGGAGCACGCCGTGGCGCGCAGCGGGATCGACCCGACGCTCATTGATCACGCCATCGTCGGCAACGCGATGCAGACCTCCAGGGACGCGATGTATTGCGCGCGTCACATCGCGCTGCGAACCGGACTCGCGGTCGAGACTCCAGCCGTCACGGTGAACCGACTCTGCGGCTCGGGCTTCGAGGCGGTGGTGCAGGGTGCCCACCGATTGCTGCTCGGCGAGGCGACTGCCGTGCTCGCGGGCGGCACCGAATCGATGAGCCAGGCGCCGCACATCGTGCGCGGTGCCCGCTGGGGCATCAAGTATGGTCCATCGCCGCTGCTCGAGGATTCGCTCTTCGAGGGGCTGCGCGATTCGTTCGCCGGCTGCTCTATGGGCGAAACGGCCGAGAATCTCGCCGAACGCTACGGCGTCTCCCGCGCGGCGTGCGAAGAGTTCGCGATCCGCTCACAGGAGGCGGCCGCCGCGGCCTGGCGTGATGGCGTCTTCCGCGACG of Gemmatimonadota bacterium contains these proteins:
- a CDS encoding zinc ribbon domain-containing protein — translated: MTELERLTATVLTQWHADGGSEGGPIGVGQLLDRVLPYRQARRLLGIDISEDYEALMLRLLAEEEGLVHVAPHDAAEMARRTIGSKLPDLDILQKLRSAELTVTPATVARLQGVLQMPPSRVVEEAPAPELDVEESPLAESNIEVGDDGPIDDADIIPLPVSRVVADAIRVALEAPPAAPVSGPPPEFLTAVQFTPPSASCWSCTEALPEGRVVKFCPFCGADQRHPACPSCGEEIERQWKHCPECGTRLGL
- a CDS encoding ribonuclease H, producing the protein MLHLDESCLGNGKPGDNPGGSGGLIELRTPKGVQRRDFYLHSASTTNNRMALAGAIAALQLLGQKGARLRLLIVSDSEYLVKGIREWAPKWKARGWVRAGGVIENLELWKALWQSLPIHDAQFTWVRGHAGHPKNEYANDLAVRAATEQVTSEGIVESGYGAWLDAKRAAGKFAGYDPDAAFTAFEARLAAGERLPLAERK